One window of Arvicola amphibius chromosome 6, mArvAmp1.2, whole genome shotgun sequence genomic DNA carries:
- the Tmem88b gene encoding transmembrane protein 88B: MSEQQERETEEDEGGSSDTAPMLPRRRPTDYRIPVLVCPGWPILTTEGLRTLLLPGRALVGFLCHLLLPGTVFLLVLLPAAAIVYLGFLCHSRVHPAPGPRCRALLSDRGSAALIVFGFLSLPPLLVLASAARSLLVRRLRLVLPTPARAPEPRRPQRRSEEELAGGRPDGEKQLCAWV; the protein is encoded by the exons ATGAGTGAGCagcaggagagggagacagaagaggatgaAGGAGGCTCTTCAGACACAGCGCCCATGCTGCCCCGAAGAAGGCCTACTGACTACCGTATCCCAGTTCTGGTATGCCCAGGGTGGCCCATCCTGACCACCGAAGGCCTCAGGACCCTGCTGCTGCCCGGCCGGGCTCTGGTTGGGTTCCTGTGCCATCTGCTGCTACCCGGGACAGTCTTCCTGCTGGTGTTGCTGCCAGCTGCTGCCATTGTCTACCTGGGATTCCTGTGCCACTCAAGG GTTCATCCAGCCCCGGGTCCACGGTGCCGAGCGCTGCTCTCCGATCGCGGCTCTGCTGCGCTCATTGTGTTCGGATTCCTCTCCCTGCCGCCTCTCCTGGTGCTCGCCTCCGCCGCCCGCTCCCTCTTGGTCCGGCGACTACGCCTTGTCCTGCCTACCCCGGCGAGGGCCCCCGAACCGCGCCGCCCACAGAGACGCAGCGAAGAGGAGCTGGCGGGCGGCCGCCCTGACGGAGAGAAACAGCTTTGTGCCTGGGTCTGA